A genome region from Chlorobaculum tepidum TLS includes the following:
- a CDS encoding ammonium transporter: MVQKLIFILTGVLLMLGIAMGGDLHAYTQPDPSGAKVGVTADISAANPGKPTAAEITDQIGKNKVSINMVWVLITGFLVMFMQAGFAMVEAGLTRAKNAAHTMSMNMMIYPIGMLGFFVSGFAIMFGGLGTLGTLGGYEGLNQEFAINLFGHTIGLFGMKGFFLNNVYDVGVFALFLFQMVFMDTTATIPTGSMAERWKFSAFAIYGIFVGTIIYPLYGNWVWGGGWLATLGSNFGLGHGHVDFAGSSVVHMTGGVLALVGAIIIGPRIGKYNKDGSPNAIPGHNIPMAIVGAFILAFGWFGFNPGSTLAGTDLRISVVAVNTMIASATGAAASMLYMWLFKTKKPDPTMMINGLLAGLVAITAPSAFVNVQAAALIGLISGVLVIEAAFFIEKVLKIDDPVGAVAVHGVNGAWGCLALGLFADGTYGDGWNGVAGPVTGLFYGNPGQFYAEVIGVLANIIYVGAIGWVVFKLIDVTIGNRVNPDDELDGLDIPEMGVEGYCGIRLDKNSETPLSK, from the coding sequence ATGGTACAAAAACTGATTTTCATATTGACCGGAGTCCTCCTGATGCTGGGCATTGCGATGGGGGGTGATCTCCATGCCTACACGCAGCCCGATCCGTCGGGAGCCAAGGTCGGCGTGACCGCCGACATCTCGGCGGCAAATCCGGGAAAGCCAACCGCCGCAGAAATCACCGACCAGATCGGCAAGAACAAGGTCTCGATCAACATGGTGTGGGTGCTCATCACCGGCTTCCTCGTCATGTTCATGCAGGCCGGATTCGCGATGGTAGAGGCGGGCCTGACCAGGGCCAAGAACGCCGCGCACACCATGTCGATGAACATGATGATCTATCCAATCGGTATGCTCGGCTTTTTCGTGAGCGGTTTCGCCATCATGTTCGGCGGCCTCGGAACGCTCGGAACGCTGGGCGGTTATGAGGGACTCAATCAGGAGTTCGCCATCAACCTGTTCGGGCACACCATCGGCCTGTTCGGCATGAAAGGTTTCTTTCTGAACAATGTGTATGATGTCGGCGTGTTCGCGCTCTTCCTCTTCCAGATGGTCTTCATGGACACCACCGCCACCATCCCGACCGGCTCGATGGCTGAGCGCTGGAAGTTCTCGGCCTTCGCGATCTACGGCATTTTCGTTGGCACCATCATCTATCCGCTTTACGGCAACTGGGTTTGGGGCGGCGGCTGGCTGGCCACGCTCGGCTCGAATTTCGGCCTTGGTCACGGCCACGTTGACTTTGCAGGCTCCTCGGTGGTGCACATGACTGGCGGCGTGCTGGCTCTGGTCGGCGCGATCATCATCGGCCCCCGCATCGGCAAGTACAACAAGGACGGCTCGCCCAACGCGATTCCCGGCCACAACATTCCGATGGCCATCGTCGGCGCGTTCATTCTCGCTTTCGGCTGGTTCGGCTTCAACCCTGGCTCGACGCTCGCGGGCACTGACCTGCGCATCAGCGTGGTGGCGGTCAACACCATGATCGCCTCGGCGACCGGCGCGGCGGCCTCGATGCTCTACATGTGGCTTTTCAAAACGAAAAAGCCCGACCCGACCATGATGATCAACGGCTTGCTCGCCGGTCTGGTGGCGATCACCGCTCCATCGGCTTTCGTCAACGTGCAGGCGGCGGCGCTCATCGGCCTGATCTCCGGCGTGCTGGTGATCGAAGCGGCCTTCTTCATCGAGAAGGTGCTCAAGATTGACGACCCGGTCGGCGCGGTCGCCGTGCACGGCGTGAACGGCGCGTGGGGCTGTCTGGCGCTCGGTCTGTTCGCTGACGGCACCTACGGCGACGGATGGAACGGCGTTGCCGGTCCGGTCACCGGCCTGTTCTACGGCAACCCCGGACAGTTCTATGCGGAAGTGATCGGCGTGCTCGCCAACATCATCTACGTCGGAGCTATCGGCTGGGTAGTCTTCAAGCTGATCGACGTCACCATCGGCAACCGCGTCAACCCGGATGATGAACTCGACGGTCTCGACATTCCTGAAATGGGTGTCGAGGGCTACTGCGGCATCAGGCTCGACAAA
- a CDS encoding P-II family nitrogen regulator: protein MKKIEAIIRTSQYEAVKKALHEIDIDFFTWWDVTGQGNDKKHRTEIYRGTVRDTSYISRRYLSIVVRDVNLQKTVDCLIKNARTGEVGDGKIFVSDIEQSYRIRTGESGDESLYNKD from the coding sequence ATGAAAAAAATAGAAGCCATCATTCGCACAAGCCAGTACGAAGCGGTCAAAAAAGCCCTGCATGAGATCGACATCGATTTCTTCACCTGGTGGGACGTGACTGGGCAGGGCAACGACAAGAAGCACCGCACCGAGATCTACCGGGGCACCGTCAGGGACACCTCGTACATCTCGCGCCGCTACCTGTCGATTGTCGTTCGCGACGTCAATCTCCAGAAAACGGTCGATTGCCTGATCAAAAACGCCCGGACGGGTGAGGTGGGAGACGGAAAAATTTTCGTTTCGGACATCGAGCAGTCCTACCGGATCCGAACGGGAGAGAGCGGCGACGAATCGCTGTACAACAAGGACTAG